In a single window of the Balaenoptera acutorostrata chromosome 3, mBalAcu1.1, whole genome shotgun sequence genome:
- the ST8SIA2 gene encoding alpha-2,8-sialyltransferase 8B, producing MQLQFRSWMLAALTLLVVFLIFADISEIEEEIGNSGGRGTIRSAVNSLHSKSNRAEVVINGSSSPAVVDRSNEGFKRNIQPASAKWRHNQTLSLRIRKQILKFLDAEKDISVLKGTLKPGDIIHYIFDRDSTMNVSQNLYELLPRTSPLKNKHFGTCAIVGNSGVLLNSGCGQEIDRHSFVIRCNLAPVQEYARDVGLKTDLVTMNPSVIQRAFEDLVNATWREKLLQRLHSLNGSILWIPAFMARGGKERVEWVNELILKHRVNVRTAYPSLRLLHAVRGYWLTNKVHIKRPTTGLLMYTLATRFCNQIYLYGFWPFPLDQNQNPVKYHYYDSLKYGYTSQAGPHTMPLEFKALKSLHEQGALKLTVGQCDGAT from the exons GAATTCTGGAGGCAGAGGTACAATCAGATCAGCTGTGAACAGCTTACATAGCAAATCTAATAG AGCTGAAGTTGTAATAAATGGCTCCTCGTCGCCGGCTGTTGTTGACAGAAGTAATGAAGGCTTTAAGCGCAACATCCAACCAGCCTCGGCCAAATGGAGACACAACCAAACGCTCTCTCTGAGGATCAG GAAGCAAATCTTAAAGTTCTTGGATGCTGAAAAGGACATTTCTGTCCTCAAGGGGACCCTGAAACCCGGAGATATTATTCATTACATCTTCGACCGAGACAGCACAATGAACGTGTCCCAGAACCTGTATGAGCTGCTCCCCAGAACCTCTCCACTGAAGAACAAGCACTTCGGGACCTGTGCCATCGTGGGCAACTCTGGGGTCTTGCTGAACAGCGGCTGTGGGCAGGAGATTGACAGACACAGCTTTGTCATCAG GTGCAACCTGGCCCCGGTGCAGGAGTACGCCCGGGATGTGGGGCTCAAGACAGACCTGGTGACCATGAACCCCTCCGTCATCCAGCGGGCCTTCGAGGACTTGGTCAACGCCACGTGGCGGGAGAAGCTGCTGCAGCGGCTGCACAGCCTCAACGGCAGCATCCTGTGGATCCCTGCCTTCATGGCCAGGGGCGGCAAGGAGCGGGTCGAGTGGGTCAACGAGCTCATCCTGAAGCACCGCGTCAACGTGCGTACTGCGTACCCCTCTCTGCGCCTGCTGCACGCCGTCCGCGG atacTGGCTGACTAACAAAGTTCACATCAAAAGACCCACCACGGGCCTCTTGATGTACACCCTGGCCACGCGTTTCTGCAACCAGATCTACCTCTATGGCTTCTGGCCCTTTCCGCTAGATCAGAACCAGAACCCCGTCAAGTACCACTATTACGACAGCCTCAAGTACGGCTACACTTCCCAGGCCGGCCCCCATACCATGCCCTTGGAGTTCAAGGCCCTGAAGAGCCTGCACGAGCAGGGGGCTTTGAAACTGACTGTCGGCCAGTGCGACGGGGCCACGTAA